A single window of Crassostrea angulata isolate pt1a10 chromosome 8, ASM2561291v2, whole genome shotgun sequence DNA harbors:
- the LOC128158769 gene encoding adhesion G-protein coupled receptor G6-like, with protein MANGSCLSILAKTTNLRYTIALKTKFKNFPVSNFSVYHYMKKIRQFLIKRISQKVKDKFIVENVLVVAFVKCNTKVTKSAEFSVYLNIFFYNYVNRQKLEDSLITFTNSSFAMNFHYFNICNVQLMQNQFALFLPSLLWKSNSENNCWLFPEELKHGDPVFCNVFVDSFLTCPQILIKGNAFGVTWENIKTSFSFEGLSLNFHQFNNFDGNGKRVCVRDIQHYFKHYQIFQMEDLGKILLTILTIVCIGISLVCLVLTFATYMTFPSLRTIPGLNNVFLIISLFTAQIMLLIRQLSTQEDYSTLTIVVSALTHFSWLSTFFWLQVCSYHMFVVFTSKLGKDSRKDSPDKTVVKYAVYAYGASLAIVLLNMVISLITTSGRDTGYDKISTLFTYKIAYIVTLIAPLVYVCATNMIFYIGTIYKIKSCPQVDNTSGNRVHFAVYIKLFSLTGLTWILQIIDAFLVVSVLSYFVAVLNGLQGLFIFISYVCNIRVMKMWRKICSPSLFRPTHSQLTSDKSETTSL; from the coding sequence ATGGCTAATGGAAGCTGTCTGTCGATACTTGCTAAAACGACAAATCTTCGATATACGATTGCTTTGAAAACCAAGTTCAAAAATTTTCCAGTTTCGAACTTTTCGGTATATCATTATATGAAAAAGATACGTCAgtttttgataaaaagaatatcacaaaaagtaaaagataagtttattgttgaaaatgtgtTAGTTGTTGCTTTCGTAAAATGTAATACAAAAGTGACGAAATCAGCTGAGTTCTCTGTttacttaaatattttcttttacaacTATGTTAATCGCCAAAAGCTCGAAGATTCTTTGATAACATTTACAAACAGTTCATTTGCAATGAATTTTCATTACTTTAACATCTGTAATGTTCAACTGATGCAAAATCAGTTTGCGCTATTCCTACCATCCTTATTGTGGAAATCTAACTCAGAAAATAACTGCTGGCTTTTTCCAGAGGAATTGAAACATGGTGATCCTGTTTTCTGCAATGTTTTTGTTGATTCTTTTTTAACGTGTCCTCAAATACTTATTAAAGGCAATGCATTTGGAGTCACGTGGGAAAATATCAAAACCAGTTTTTCGTTCGAAGGACTATCTTTGAATTTTCATCAGTTCAATAATTTCGACGGTAATGGAAAGAGAGTCTGTGTTCGAGACATTCaacattactttaaacattatcaaatttttcaaatggaAGATCTTGGTAAGATACTATTAACGATCCTAACCATCGTTTGCATAGGAATTTCTCTAGTATGTTTAGTGTTAACATTTGCAACTTATATGACCTTCCCGAGCCTAAGGACTATTCCTGGACTAAACAACGTGTTTCTTATAATCTCTTTATTTACGGCACAAATAATGCTTCTAATTCGACAATTATCCACTCAAGAGGATTACAGTACACTGACCATTGTTGTTTCGGCTTTAACTCATTTCTCATGGCTGTCCACCTTTTTTTGGCTCCAAGTTTGTTCTTATCACATGTTTGTAGTGTTTACCTCCAAACTAGGAAAGGATTCCCGAAAAGATAGCCCAGATAAAACTGTTGTCAAGTATGCAGTGTATGCTTATGGTGCGTCTTTAGCTATCGTATTGCTAAATATGGTTATATCTCTCATCACAACTTCTGGAAGAGATACAGGATACGACAAAATTTCtacattgtttacatacaaaattGCTTACATTGTGACTCTTATTGCTCCTTTAGTATATGTTTGTGCGactaatatgatattttatattggaaccatatacaaaataaaatcatgccCACAGGTTGATAACACATCAGGTAATAGGGTCCACTTTGCAGTGTATATCAAACTGTTTTCGCTTACAGGTCTTACATGGATCTTGCAAATTATTGATGCGTTTCTTGTCGTTTCGGTCCTTTCGTATTTCGTGGCTGTTTTGAACGGCTTACAGGGATTGTTTATCTTTATTAGTTATGTGTGTAATATCAGAGTTATGAAAATGTGGAGAAAAATTTGTTCGCCTTCACTATTTAGACCAACTCATTCACAACTTACGTCAGATAAATCTGAAACTACATCACTTTAA